CAGTTGGGACGGCACAGACTACAACGGCAAAAGCCTCGCCAACGGTGTTTATCACATCATAATGAGCACCCAAAACCAAGTCTATCAAACCAAGGCGGCTTTGCTTAAATAACACAATCCGATTCTCCCTGAATTGATAAAGCCCGGTGTAAAAGCCGGGCTTTTTTTGTTGCTTGAAAAAAGACGGTGTGGGGAAGGGGCTGCTCTTATGGCTGGTAAACCCCGCAACCGACCTGAAAACCCGTAAGCATGCTGCCATCCTGAACGAAGTTAAGGAACCAGCCCTTAGCGCCAACAAAGGTTCCTCCCAGCCTCCAGACTCTGCAGACTACCACCCAAACCCAGGCTGGACCCGTCATTCTGAATGCCAGCGATGGACTCGCCGGAACACCGGATTCATCCGGTCGTTGGTGCCAGATTCATCTGGCACAATGTTCTGCCGACCACCCAGACTCCGCCCACCACCCCCCAAACCAAAGCCTGGCCGTCATTCCGAGTGGAACGAGGAATCCAGTGACTTGGTGGTTTTTGGTTTTGCGGGCAATTGCTTTTACACGCTGCCTATAATGTGTGAAGCTGGGTGGTCTGGTGAACATTTTTTCACCTCCATAAGGGCTGGATTCTTCACTTCGTTCAGAATGACGCGTTGGCTCGGGCTGGGTGGTGGTTTGCGTAGCCGGGATGACAGGTCACAGCGAAACCCGCGAGCAAATAGCGCCGCATCATCTGGCGAAACATTGGCATGACAGACCCCCATCCCGGTAGCCGCCTTTAGTATTCCTTATGTTTCAAAAGTAACCTTGAGCCAGACATAGGCTTATGGCTTTGCGGGGTGTTTTACAACAGACTCGTTCTATATAAGGAGGGGATTTGATACCGAGTGATAAAAAGTGAAAGCCCTGCCGTGTTTGGCGTATCCGGGCAAAAGCCCCCCAATTCTGTTGAACCGCCCACGCCTTTCAAAAAACCCAAAACAAAAAAAGCGGATTTGCATCCGCTTGTATCTGTTTGCTGCGCAGCCTGTTATCAAGCCACGCGCTTGAATATGAAGGCTCTCTTAGCCCGCTCTTTTTCCCGACTCCAGAGTATTTGCGGATCAACTCGTGAGTATCCCGATTCTTTATCGGGTTGCTCACAAGGCATCACGCAGTAACTGCTTGGTTGGAGCCAAGAGCGAAGCAGGGCGGCATTTCGGCTATTTGAAGTAATAATAAATCCCAATTTGGGGGGTGTAGGAAATGCGGTTGTCCCAGTTGTAGGTGATGGGGACTTCCAGGGCTCCGTGGAAGTTTTTGCTGATGGCGATATCCACACCCAAGCCGAGTCCGGCGGTCCATCTGTGTTCAATTTTGGAATCTTCGGAAGGAGGAGCATTGTTTACGGGCTCATAATGCGCATAGTCCAATGAGTCAGTGGCTGATACCCAGCGGTATTGTTTGGAGAACTCAGTTTGGCGGTGGAATTCGTAATTGCCACCGGTCATCAAGTAGAGACGTCCGTGGTCTTTAAGGCCAAAAAAGTTGAAGGTATCCAAAATCCAGATGTGATTCAAGCCCAAGTTGGCTTTCAAGGTACGGCCCACCTCGGTGAAAGTTACCAAGGTATCTTGTGGCGCTTGATCAGGATACCAGCTCATGCCGGTTTTATCATTGTACCAATAGTATTGTCTGTCAGGGAAATAGGGATCGTCGCTGCCCCAGGTGATGGCACCAAAGGTCACTTGCAGACCGTGTTGGGGTCCCAGAAAACGCATGCTGTAGCCGGAGCCGCTCTGGTTTCCCAGATGCAGGCCCACAGCGCTTTTGGAAAAAGGTTCCTCTGCGAAAAGGGCAAGGCTGAGCCCCAAAAGGAGGCCGAGTGTCAATATATGTTTTTTGTTCATGATTCACCTCTGATGTAAATTTAATCCATTCCGCTCCGGTGGGCAAGGATGTCAAGAACTTTGTGCGGTATTTTCGCTGATTGCGTTTTTCGGCTGCGCGCGTGGTTTCCAAGCCAGTCTGTCCAGCTTCAGAAGGTAATACAGCAGGGCGCAACTGAGCCAAACCACACCGCCTGCCCAGAGTATATCCGAGATGAAATGTCCACCCTGCGCCATGCGCACCAGACCCATGCCAAACCCAAAAACAAGGCTGAAAACAAGGCTCCAGGCGGCGAGACGTTTTTTGCGGCCGCGGAAGATGAAATACAGGGCAAAAAAATAGAATGTCATGGAGGCGTGCCCGCTTGGGAAAGACTTTCCCGGGCTGCTGTGATCAATGCTGAGCGGAGGTTCATAGGCATAGATGCCGCCGAATTCAATCACCTGGCTGGGTCGGGGACGTCCCCAATTTTCCTTCAGGATGGCATTCACCAAAAGCATTGGCCCCAAAAGCATTGCCAGCGCCAAAAACAATCCGGAACGACGCCAGCGCGCCAGGTTTTTGGAAAAAAAGCTGGTCACAAAAACCGCAACTCCAGCCAAAGCGACAATCAGCGAGGGTAGAGTGCCATATTTGTAAATGAATTCGAAGCCCCAGGCTTTGTTGCCCATCCAGATGCCATTTCCGCGATAAAAATGGGATTGATATTTGAGATCCAGACCCTGGGAACGAATCAACCAGGTTCCCAAAGCCAAAATCAGGATGGGAAGGATAAAGTCCAGAGCAAAAAGAATATGGCGGCTCCTGGGAACCGCCATATCCATGGTTTGTGAAACCGGGTCGCGGGGGAACTTTTTCAAGCTCATTTGCTCCGCTATTTCCGGGATTTATTCATTATTTTCAGTGGTTTCGGGAGCCGGCTCTTCCTGGCTGGGTTCCGCGGGAGCTTCTTCTGGAACTTCTTCCACTGGTACTTCAGCGGGAGCTTCTTCCATCGGAATCTCTTCCACAGGAGCTTCCTCTGGAACTTCTTCCACAGGAGTTTCTTCCACTGGAGCTTCAGCGGGAATTTCCTCTACAGGAATCTCTTCCACCGGTGCTTCCTCCGGAACTTCTTCCACGGGAACCTCTTCCACAGGTGTTTCCGCGGGAGCTTCCTCTACAGGAGTCTCTTCCACTGGTGTTTCAGCTGGAACTTCTTCCACAGGGGTCTCTTCCACTGGTGCTTCTTCTGGAGCCTCTTCCGCGGGCGTTTCAGCCGGAATTTCTTCAGCTTGTTCGCTTCCCGAGAGGGCTGCTTCAGCAAGAGCGCGCAGTTTGGCTTCTTCACGCTGTTTTTCACGAGCCTGGCGTTCGGCACGTTTCTTTTGCAGTCTGGCGAGGCGGTCGCGCATATATTGTTCGTGGATGGCGATATATTCTTCCTGCAATTTGGGTTCGCGGGAGAAGAAGAACGCCTTCACACTCAGGATGAGGCGGCGGTTTTCCATATCCAGTTCGATGACTTTGAGAGGCAGCTCTTCACCAACGTGGAAAGCTTCTTCAGGGTGGTCGAGTTTTGGAATGGCGAGGTGGGAGATGGGGATGAAGCCTTCAACGATGTCTTCGCCGACCTGGATGTCCACCAGGGCGCCTTTATTGATCAGCTTGCCAATCTTTCCCTTCACTTCTGAATTCACAGGCAAAGATTCTGTGAGGTGTTCCCAGGGATCGGGATGCAACTGTTTGACGCCCAGGGCGATACGGTGCAGAGCGCGATCGATGGAAAGAATCACAGCTTCCACTTCCTGACCCTTGTGATACACTTCGCGGGGGTGATAAACACGTTTGGTCCAACTGATGTCAGAAATGTGGATGAGGCCGTCGATGCCATCTTCCACTTCCACGAAAGCGCCAAAAGCGGTGAGGCTTTTCACGGGACGAGTGATGACGCTGCCAATGGGGAAACGATCTTCAATCGAAAGCCAGGGGTTGGCTTCCATCTGTTTCATTCCCAAGGAGATACGGCGGTTTTCCTTGTCCAGTTCCAAGACGATGGCATTCACATTGTCGCCAATTTTTACGATGCGGCGGGCGTCTGTGATTTTTCTGGTCCAGCTCATTTCAGAGATGTGTACCAAGCCTTCCACGCCAGGCTCCACCTCGATGAAAGCGCCGAAGGATTTCACACTGACCACTTTGCCGGTCACGCGGACGCCTTCGGGATATTTGATTTCGATGTTTTCCCAAGGGTGGGGGACAAGCTGCTTCATACCCAGGGAGATTTTGTTTGTGTCGGGATCGAATTTGATGACTTTCACCTTCACCTTGTCTCCGATGCTGAGCATATCGGTGGGGTGATTCACTTTTCCCCAGCTCATATCGGTGAGGTGCAGAAGGCCGTCGATGCCGCCCAGGTCGATGAACGCGCCATATTGAGTTATATTTTTAACCTCTCCATCCAGCTCATTGCCCACTTCAATGCGTTCGAGCAATTCCTGGCGCTTGATGGCTGCTTCTTCTTCCTGCACCATTTTGCGGGAGAGGATGATGTTTCTTTTGCCCTCGTCCAGGCTCATCACTTTGAACTGCAGTTCTTTACCGATGAATTGGTCGAGGTTTGGGACGGGTTTGATGGACATGTGCGATCCGGGCAGGAAAGCTTCCACACCCATCACGTTCACAATCAAGCCACCTTTCACGCGGCGACGGATGGTGCCGCTGAGCACGGAGCCGTCTTCGGAAGCCTGTTTGATGAGCTCGATGTTTTTGATGTAGTCGGCTTTACGTTTGGAAAGCGAAAGCCTGCCTTCACCGTCGTCCAGATTGTTGATGAAGACCATGATGTTGGAATTCACTTCCGGAACTCCGGAATATTCGAATTCTGTGAGGGGGATGGCCCCGTCGCTCTTGAATCCGATATCCACCACCACGTCTTTATCAGTGACGCTGACCACAGTGCCTTCCTTCACTTCGCCGCTCCTGAACCTGGAATCGTGTTCTTCCAACAGGCTCATCAGCTCGTGGTTGAGCTCTTCCTCAGGAGTTTTGGCGGGTGCGGGTTCCAATGCAGCCGGCTCTTCCGGAGTTTGTTCCTTGGTTTCAGGTTCGGGAGTGTCCGGGGTTTGGGTTTGAGGTTCGATGCTT
This genomic window from Candidatus Cloacimonadota bacterium contains:
- a CDS encoding 30S ribosomal protein S1, yielding MLEHDQNQDQPVPEEELKEGEGTTSQPTEEVTAPEVEPTAEETTEQTETEAAPQEVEEPQIPAEEEAETSIEPQTQTPDTPEPETKEQTPEEPAALEPAPAKTPEEELNHELMSLLEEHDSRFRSGEVKEGTVVSVTDKDVVVDIGFKSDGAIPLTEFEYSGVPEVNSNIMVFINNLDDGEGRLSLSKRKADYIKNIELIKQASEDGSVLSGTIRRRVKGGLIVNVMGVEAFLPGSHMSIKPVPNLDQFIGKELQFKVMSLDEGKRNIILSRKMVQEEEAAIKRQELLERIEVGNELDGEVKNITQYGAFIDLGGIDGLLHLTDMSWGKVNHPTDMLSIGDKVKVKVIKFDPDTNKISLGMKQLVPHPWENIEIKYPEGVRVTGKVVSVKSFGAFIEVEPGVEGLVHISEMSWTRKITDARRIVKIGDNVNAIVLELDKENRRISLGMKQMEANPWLSIEDRFPIGSVITRPVKSLTAFGAFVEVEDGIDGLIHISDISWTKRVYHPREVYHKGQEVEAVILSIDRALHRIALGVKQLHPDPWEHLTESLPVNSEVKGKIGKLINKGALVDIQVGEDIVEGFIPISHLAIPKLDHPEEAFHVGEELPLKVIELDMENRRLILSVKAFFFSREPKLQEEYIAIHEQYMRDRLARLQKKRAERQAREKQREEAKLRALAEAALSGSEQAEEIPAETPAEEAPEEAPVEETPVEEVPAETPVEETPVEEAPAETPVEEVPVEEVPEEAPVEEIPVEEIPAEAPVEETPVEEVPEEAPVEEIPMEEAPAEVPVEEVPEEAPAEPSQEEPAPETTENNE
- a CDS encoding phosphatase PAP2 family protein encodes the protein MSLKKFPRDPVSQTMDMAVPRSRHILFALDFILPILILALGTWLIRSQGLDLKYQSHFYRGNGIWMGNKAWGFEFIYKYGTLPSLIVALAGVAVFVTSFFSKNLARWRRSGLFLALAMLLGPMLLVNAILKENWGRPRPSQVIEFGGIYAYEPPLSIDHSSPGKSFPSGHASMTFYFFALYFIFRGRKKRLAAWSLVFSLVFGFGMGLVRMAQGGHFISDILWAGGVVWLSCALLYYLLKLDRLAWKPRAQPKNAISENTAQSS